Proteins encoded together in one Portunus trituberculatus isolate SZX2019 chromosome 39, ASM1759143v1, whole genome shotgun sequence window:
- the LOC123515604 gene encoding uncharacterized protein LOC123515604 — translation MELPDEVASPPGRTADSLAKQAARSLANQLIQTTLPAITKYWEGNIKPKENVKSPRKKFPSKRTLIKHLQSVQEWYQNNESLAAHGSYLRQLVSVACAEALLMLVAKDDCELLFLLTLQLMFCQEAGFFSQSRKFYDARVSRSYAEFLQFFVPFEIESLYTTCINFQNQMPIVILIKNSPYLKDIHLYKNLSDHVLTQLRKHCPDIETITLSGHNVVSEQYLFRTFFSGMDKEQVVQLIDEKDQMKVTFPKLKRLNMLMDLHCDDVMFYIQHYYTDIKTTWTKCVAENRLSPLLLSSLIGPPYCLKGKGDFYLDILELTIRKNTLERWTFQEPPVFFPIVKHVSIFHSFHGVEPQELGAKIKDIVERLRCTSFSHSAPPVEDLDTLTVCVPTLETFGAPFSEMHLSTFEVVDAKILFQCLNLCPNLKVFSVNASRIEMNSDCPFKALNTLTKLNALGMSVKSMDRCDVSCLTYLINAAPNLRTIELFGANLQNVVHDLAMSGVLSKIKIISLHKSISWFTEEDLEYCISLGKNMASLSVMMLNPILKQTLYQIKSYFANTQLKVIHRYKMLIS, via the exons ATGGAGTTACCAGATGAGGTAGCGTCTCCACCTGGCCGGACTGCAGACAGCCTGGCTAAGCAGGCAGCACGTAGCCTGGCCAACCAACTGATCCAGACCACCCTGCCGGCAATCACCAAGTATTGGGAGGGCAATATTAAGCCTAAAGAAAATGTCAAATCTCCTAGAAAGAAGTTTCCCAGCAAGAGAACACTGATT AAACACCTACAAAGTGTTCAAGAATGGTATCAAAATAATGAGTCTCTGGCAGCCCATGGGTCATACCTGCGGCAGTTAGTGAGTGTAGCATGTGCAGAGGCCTTACTCATGCTGGTGGCCAAGGATGACTGTGAGCTGCTCTTCTTGCTTACCTTGCAACTCATGTTCTGTCAAGAAGCAGGCTTTTTCAGCCAGAGCAGAAAG TTCTATGATGCAAGGGTAAGTCGAAGCTATGCTGAGTTCCTACAGTTTTTTGTCCCCTTTGAGATAGAATCACTGTACACAACTTGTATCAACTTCCAAAACCAAATGCCCATTGTCATCCTCATCAAGAACTCTCCATACTTGAAGGACATTCATCTTTACAAGAATCTGAGTGATCACGTACTTACACAGTTACGCAAACACTGCCCAGATATTGAGACCATTACATTGAGTGGACACAATGTGGTTAGTGAACAGTACCTCTTTCGGACCTTCTTCAGTGGTATGGACAAGGAGCAAGTGGTGCAACTCATTGATGAAAAAGATCAGATGAAGGTTACATTCCCGAAGTTGAAGAGACTCAACATGCTGATGGACCTGCATTGTGATGATGTTATGTTCTATATACAGCATTATTACACTGACATCAAGACCACCTGGACTAAGTGTGTGGCTGAGAACCGGCTTTCCCCACTTTTACTCAGCTCTCTCATTGGTCCACCCTATTGCCTCAAAGGCAAAGGTGACTTTTACCTCGACATCCTGGAGCTCACTATCCGGAAGAACACACTGGAAAGATGGACCTTCCAAGAGCCGCCTGTTTTCTTCCCTATAGTGAAGCACGTGTCaatttttcactcctttcacGGTGTTGAACCACAAGAACTTGGTGCCAAGATTAAAGACATTGTGGAGCGTCTGCGATGCACCAGTTTCTCACACTCTGCACCTCCTGTAGAGGACTTGGACACCCTCACTGTTTGTGTGCCAACCTTAGAGACATTTGGGGCACCCTTTAGTGAAATGCACCTCAGTACCTTTGAGGTTGTTGATGCCAAGATACTCTTCCAGTGCCTCAACCTGTGTCCCAATCTTAAAGTATTCTCAGTGAACGCTTCCCGCATTGAAATGAACAGTGACTGTCCATTCAAAGCGCTCAACACCCTCACCAAATTGAATGCGCTGGGAATGAGTGTCAAATCAATGGATAGATGTGATGTGTCTTGTCTCACTTATCTGATAAATGCAGCACCCAACCTTAGGACCATAGAACTCTTTGGGGCAAACCTGCAGAATGTGGTGCATGACCTGGCTATGTCAGGGGTCCtctctaaaataaaaataatctctctccACAAGAGCATATCATGGTTTACTGAAGAAGACTTAGAATATTGTATATCCCTGGGCAAAAATatggcttctctctctgtcatgatGCTGAATCCAATACTTAAACAAACGCTGTACCAAATAAAAAGTTACTTTGCTAACACACAGCTCAAGGTGATCCATAGGTATAAAATGCTCATCAGTTAG